One region of Plasmodium gaboni strain SY75 chromosome 6, whole genome shotgun sequence genomic DNA includes:
- a CDS encoding putative cullin-like protein, with translation MDPTAVNNYPVFYVKNKDFSKVDNEHIRCSLKRFEEYIHECFSILPYNKIKIQNEEKIILQQFCDVLVFNQCEQIICAIIEKECNEKTKIFFQELEIRIKNDEFKNVEFKNNEFKNDEFKNDEYKNREEKFLKLFVSIWNNFSLVLNHISDILQSFIAYSKNMCCNFFEPSQIFNYIWKKYINEYVIIKDMFISCICNYLTYDKLYCEKYIYEYLSVNICKKYGRKRYDFKKKQIIHIERLQRIQKNYQLNNETANKQTNRISEKNHISIKDDSPENINNKIKKEEYIQMGDNNNNNIFNSDDNNNNNIFNSDDSYNCNASICDTKKKYRNSKKKKNINDKVLSLSIQIIDMLNLYEDFEGIYKNETYTFYKERIEKYKKDIETLGYENCKFDFPIIVENYLCHEQIRSQKFLKEHTEISILNMLKDLLLVKNKDILFNDCYIKYCIINEKYEPLRSIYLYSLNLDNLEKFSNIFFNVVDNIGTELINNVINKRNDSSLLNNAIVKLTNFKLNVDRIIIMSFTYSSYFMKKWRESFEHFINKGIQAETYMPIILSIYLNNLLTMYNACLRKLKKYYILNRKIKNKRSLFNNLLFEVDWNNYCTQPITETVDFYDISTDSDNMLGIKKYLRKKIKNKRKNINCDTAGDYMKMKQMDNNMYNNNNNLYVNNDLHKNLYHDNLNINKRNNEAIYFYLFKINKLFKKYHVIGKYIMNMITVILSLFRYVSDKEKFEKYYRTYMCKRLINDASFNIVLDVKVFKTLKKECGAQFTKKIEIILKDMKFTSKALMKFYKDLPKNVNYFLKRKKYAVNIIFNESWEYVNTENNVIYPQMIKMCNDAFLLFYKKYNKSKNIKFLPLLGLCTLRMYFKNMKEGGSFNLENDHVETDKRGDNNNEKWDDNNNKCSDDDNNKCIDDDNQKCSDDDDLKNEDNSSSYNKKAKKKIYITVTILQALVLLLFNKKNEFHINEIKELTGISNENIIRYLKSIYTEGETHILIYDKEKETLKLNFAFRSMKQFLTVNYNDSLYKDDMGTTNSLSQEDNEIEDKSLHIDAAIVKFLKNNGKSSERKICSFVKDQMDTVSNEQIKNRISSLLSREFIFFKNNNYHYEL, from the coding sequence ATTTTTCAAAGGTAGATAATGAACATATAAGATGTAGCTTAAAAAGATTTGAAGAATATATACATGAGTGCTTCAGTATATTGccatataataaaatcaaaatacaaaatgaagaaaaaataatacttCAACAGTTTTGTGATGTCCTTGTTTTTAATCAATGTgaacaaataatatgtgctattattgaaaaagagtgtaatgaaaaaacaaaaatatttttccaAGAATTAGAGAtaagaattaaaaatgatgaatttaaaaatgttgaatttaaaaataatgaatttaaaaatgatgaatttaaaaatgatgaatataaaaatagaGAAGAAAagtttttaaaattatttgtatCCATATggaataatttttctttagTACTTAATCACATATCTGATATATTACAATCTTTTATTGCTTATAGCAAAAATATGTGTTGTAATTTTTTCGAACCCTCCcaaatttttaattatatatggaaaaaatatattaatgaatatgttataataaaagatatgtttatatcatgtatatgtaattatttaacttatgataaattatattgtgaaaaatatatttatgaatatttatcTGTTAACATTTGTAAGAAATATGgaagaaaaagatatgactttaaaaaaaaacaaatcATTCATATTGAACGTTTACAGAGAATTCAGAAGAATTAtcaattaaataatgaaacAGCAAACAAACAAACAAACAGAATAAGTGAAAAGAATCATATAAGTATAAAGGATGATTCACCAGAGAATAtcaataataaaataaaaaaggaagaatatatacaaatgggtgataataataataataatatttttaatagtgatgataataataataataatatttttaatagtGATGATAGTTATAATTGTAATGCTTCTATTTGTGAtacaaagaaaaaatatagaaatagcaaaaaaaaaaaaaatattaacgATAAAGTTCTATCCTTAAGTATACAAATTATCGATATGctaaatttatatgaagATTTCGAAGGTATTTATAAAAACGAAActtatacattttataaagaaagaattgagaaatataaaaaagatattgAAACTTTAGGTTATGAAAATTGTAAGTTTGATTTCCCAATAATTGTCgaaaattatttatgtcatgaacaaataagaagtcaaaaatttttaaaagaacATACAGAAATAAgtattttaaatatgttaaAAGATCTTTTATTagttaaaaataaagatattttatttaacgattgttatattaaatattgtataattaatgaaaaatatgaacCATTAAgatctatatatttatattctctaaatttagataatttagaaaaattttctaatatattttttaatgtaGTAGATAATATTGGAACAgaattaattaataatgttataaataaaagaaatgattcaagtttattaaataatgcTATTGTCAAATTAACCAACTTTAAATTAAATGTAGatagaattattattatgtcttttacatattcttcttattttatgaaaaaatgGAGAGAAAGTTTTgaacattttataaataaaggTATACAAGCAGAAACATATATGCCAATTATACTGAGTATTTAtcttaataatttattaacaATGTATAATGCATGCTTAAGAAAactaaaaaaatattatatactaaatagaaaaattaaaaataaacgAAGCCTATTCAATAATCTACTTTTTGAGGTTGATTGGAATAATTATTGCACACAACCAATAACAGAAACAGTTGACTTTTATGATATATCAACTGATAGTGATAATATGCTaggaataaaaaaatatttacgaaaaaaaataaaaaataaaagaaaaaacatAAATTGTGATACTGCGGGTgattatatgaaaatgaaaCAAATGGACAacaatatgtataataataataataatttatatgttaataatGATTTGCATAAAAATTTGTATCATGACAATTTGAATATAAACAAACGCAATAATGAAGCTATATACTTTTatctttttaaaataaataaattatttaaaaaatatcatgTTATAGggaaatatattatgaatatgATAACCGTTATTCTTAGTCTTTTTAGATATGTAAGtgataaagaaaaatttgaaaaatattatcgAACATATATGTGTAAAAGATTAATAAACGATGCAAGTTTCAATATTGTTTTAGATGTTAAAGTTTTTAAAACACTCAAAAAAGAATGTGGAGCACAATTTACcaaaaaaatagaaatcattttaaaagatatgAAGTTTACATCTAAAGCTTTAATGAAATTTTATAAAGATCTACCAAAAAATGTCAACtactttttaaaaaggaaaaaatatgcagttaatattatttttaatgaaTCATGGGAATATGTAAATACAGAAaataatgtaatatatcctcaaatgataaaaatgtgTAATGATgcttttcttttattttataagaagtataataaatccaaaaatattaaattctTACCTCTATTAGGGTTATGTACTCTTAGGAtgtattttaaaaatatgaaggAAGGAGGTTCATTTAATTTGGAAAATGATCATGTTGAAACGGACAAAAGGGGcgataataataatgaaaaatgggacgataataataataaatgtagtgatgatgataataataaatgtattgATGATGATAATCAAAAATGTAGTGATGATGATGATCTTAAGAATGAAGACAATTCCAGTAGTTATAACAAGAAAgcgaaaaaaaaaatttatattacagTTACCATATTACAAGCACTGGTTTTGTTATTAttcaataaaaaaaatgaatttcatattaacgaaataaaagaattaacAGGAATAtcaaatgaaaatataatacgATATCTAAAATCCATATATACGGAAGGCGAAAcacatattttaatttatgataaagaaaaggaaacattaaaattaaatttcGCATTTCGTTCAATGAAACAATTTCTTACTgttaattataatgattcattatataaagacGATATGGGAACAACTAATTCATTATCACAAGAAGACAATGAAATAGAAGATAAAAGTTTACACATAGATGCAGCTATTGTcaaatttttaaaaaataatggAAAATCATCagaaagaaaaatatgCTCTTTTGTTAAAGATCAAATGGATACCGTATCGAATgaacaaattaaaaatagaaTAAGTTCACTATTAAGTAGAGagtttatatttttcaaaaataataattatcattatgaattgtaa